Proteins encoded by one window of Vanacampus margaritifer isolate UIUO_Vmar chromosome 17, RoL_Vmar_1.0, whole genome shotgun sequence:
- the LOC144036969 gene encoding coiled-coil domain-containing protein 106-like isoform X1, producing the protein MHPGRMNPASSSDDASMPAHDTATAAAAAGGGLYCEAYEGSYPLEEGVEKPTSYHFSQQMMEEPNMQEAPPSQYSPFILVSNLRAHLYVALEKNGWLQRRIEELEEERNFLRCQLDRLIVGVRGLEEWCGGSQRGAKVQPANPASPPSPMTTRSGMTLKRLQGPAARLHHGTAIPVKQEFHLEEENFYTDEEFLEEEEEDDEDEEEDDSSLEAGAKKKGRGRAREPRMKMRRIFRITHGRERQRVKDPDGVLIRYKKILTTYQRVRSMSKAFQIHGVDRNTMASTSPIAELLLVAPDKVEEVGEFEAVKEKLLDYARRCYKIMDEQTHVKVQNMKKSHKLLPISYRFRN; encoded by the exons CAGGATGAATCCAGCAAGCAGCTCAGACGATGCAAGCATGCCAG CTCACGACACGGCGACTGCAGCTGCAGCAGCAGGCGGCGGATTGTACTGTGAGGCTTACGAGGGGTCTTACCCCCTGGAGGAGGGCGTGGAGAAGCCCACCTCCTACCACTTCAGCCAGCAGATGATGGAGG aGCCCAACATGCAGGAGGCGCCCCCGTCGCAGTACAGCCCCTTCATCCTGGTGTCCAACCTGCGGGCTCACCTTTACGTGGCGCTGGAGAAGAACGGCTGGCTGCAGAGGCGCATcgaggagctggaggaggagcgCAACTTCCTGCGCTGTCAGCTGGACCGCCTCATCGTCGGCGTGCGGGGGCTGGAGG AGTGGTGCGGGGGCTCTCAGCGCGGTGCCAAAGTCCAGCCTGCCAACCCCGCTAGCCCCCCCTCACCCATGACCACCCGCTCCGGAATGACCCTGAAACGCCTGCAAGGACCCGCAGCGCGCCTCCATCATGGGACCGCCATCCCag TCAAGCAGGAGTTTCACCTGGAGGAGGAAAACTTCTACACTGACGAGGAGTtcctggaggaggaggaggaggacgacgaaGACGAAGAGGAGGACGACTCTTCGCTGGAGGCCGGCGCCAAGAAGAAAGGCCGGGGGCGGGCCAGGGAGCCCCggatgaagatgaggaggatCTTCCGCATCACCCACGGCAGAGAGAGGCAgagag TCAAAGACCCGGACGGCGTTCTAATCCGCTACAAGAAGATCCTGACCACCTACCAGCGCGTGAGAAGCATGTCCAAAGCTTTCCAGATCCACGGGGTGGACCGCAACACCATGGCCTCCACCTCCCCCATCGCTGAGCTCCTGCTGGTGGCACCAGACAAG GTGGAGGAAGTGGGCGAGTTTGAGGCGGTCAAGGAGAAGCTCCTGGACTACGCCAGGCGCTGCTACAAAATCATGGACGAGCAGACGCACGTCAAAGTTCAGAACATGAAGAAAAGTCACAAGCTGCTTCCCATCTCCTACCGCTTCAGAAACTGA
- the LOC144036969 gene encoding coiled-coil domain-containing protein 106-like isoform X2: MHPGMNPASSSDDASMPAHDTATAAAAAGGGLYCEAYEGSYPLEEGVEKPTSYHFSQQMMEEPNMQEAPPSQYSPFILVSNLRAHLYVALEKNGWLQRRIEELEEERNFLRCQLDRLIVGVRGLEEWCGGSQRGAKVQPANPASPPSPMTTRSGMTLKRLQGPAARLHHGTAIPVKQEFHLEEENFYTDEEFLEEEEEDDEDEEEDDSSLEAGAKKKGRGRAREPRMKMRRIFRITHGRERQRVKDPDGVLIRYKKILTTYQRVRSMSKAFQIHGVDRNTMASTSPIAELLLVAPDKVEEVGEFEAVKEKLLDYARRCYKIMDEQTHVKVQNMKKSHKLLPISYRFRN, from the exons GATGAATCCAGCAAGCAGCTCAGACGATGCAAGCATGCCAG CTCACGACACGGCGACTGCAGCTGCAGCAGCAGGCGGCGGATTGTACTGTGAGGCTTACGAGGGGTCTTACCCCCTGGAGGAGGGCGTGGAGAAGCCCACCTCCTACCACTTCAGCCAGCAGATGATGGAGG aGCCCAACATGCAGGAGGCGCCCCCGTCGCAGTACAGCCCCTTCATCCTGGTGTCCAACCTGCGGGCTCACCTTTACGTGGCGCTGGAGAAGAACGGCTGGCTGCAGAGGCGCATcgaggagctggaggaggagcgCAACTTCCTGCGCTGTCAGCTGGACCGCCTCATCGTCGGCGTGCGGGGGCTGGAGG AGTGGTGCGGGGGCTCTCAGCGCGGTGCCAAAGTCCAGCCTGCCAACCCCGCTAGCCCCCCCTCACCCATGACCACCCGCTCCGGAATGACCCTGAAACGCCTGCAAGGACCCGCAGCGCGCCTCCATCATGGGACCGCCATCCCag TCAAGCAGGAGTTTCACCTGGAGGAGGAAAACTTCTACACTGACGAGGAGTtcctggaggaggaggaggaggacgacgaaGACGAAGAGGAGGACGACTCTTCGCTGGAGGCCGGCGCCAAGAAGAAAGGCCGGGGGCGGGCCAGGGAGCCCCggatgaagatgaggaggatCTTCCGCATCACCCACGGCAGAGAGAGGCAgagag TCAAAGACCCGGACGGCGTTCTAATCCGCTACAAGAAGATCCTGACCACCTACCAGCGCGTGAGAAGCATGTCCAAAGCTTTCCAGATCCACGGGGTGGACCGCAACACCATGGCCTCCACCTCCCCCATCGCTGAGCTCCTGCTGGTGGCACCAGACAAG GTGGAGGAAGTGGGCGAGTTTGAGGCGGTCAAGGAGAAGCTCCTGGACTACGCCAGGCGCTGCTACAAAATCATGGACGAGCAGACGCACGTCAAAGTTCAGAACATGAAGAAAAGTCACAAGCTGCTTCCCATCTCCTACCGCTTCAGAAACTGA
- the LOC144036969 gene encoding coiled-coil domain-containing protein 106-like isoform X3 — MNPASSSDDASMPAHDTATAAAAAGGGLYCEAYEGSYPLEEGVEKPTSYHFSQQMMEEPNMQEAPPSQYSPFILVSNLRAHLYVALEKNGWLQRRIEELEEERNFLRCQLDRLIVGVRGLEEWCGGSQRGAKVQPANPASPPSPMTTRSGMTLKRLQGPAARLHHGTAIPVKQEFHLEEENFYTDEEFLEEEEEDDEDEEEDDSSLEAGAKKKGRGRAREPRMKMRRIFRITHGRERQRVKDPDGVLIRYKKILTTYQRVRSMSKAFQIHGVDRNTMASTSPIAELLLVAPDKVEEVGEFEAVKEKLLDYARRCYKIMDEQTHVKVQNMKKSHKLLPISYRFRN, encoded by the exons ATGAATCCAGCAAGCAGCTCAGACGATGCAAGCATGCCAG CTCACGACACGGCGACTGCAGCTGCAGCAGCAGGCGGCGGATTGTACTGTGAGGCTTACGAGGGGTCTTACCCCCTGGAGGAGGGCGTGGAGAAGCCCACCTCCTACCACTTCAGCCAGCAGATGATGGAGG aGCCCAACATGCAGGAGGCGCCCCCGTCGCAGTACAGCCCCTTCATCCTGGTGTCCAACCTGCGGGCTCACCTTTACGTGGCGCTGGAGAAGAACGGCTGGCTGCAGAGGCGCATcgaggagctggaggaggagcgCAACTTCCTGCGCTGTCAGCTGGACCGCCTCATCGTCGGCGTGCGGGGGCTGGAGG AGTGGTGCGGGGGCTCTCAGCGCGGTGCCAAAGTCCAGCCTGCCAACCCCGCTAGCCCCCCCTCACCCATGACCACCCGCTCCGGAATGACCCTGAAACGCCTGCAAGGACCCGCAGCGCGCCTCCATCATGGGACCGCCATCCCag TCAAGCAGGAGTTTCACCTGGAGGAGGAAAACTTCTACACTGACGAGGAGTtcctggaggaggaggaggaggacgacgaaGACGAAGAGGAGGACGACTCTTCGCTGGAGGCCGGCGCCAAGAAGAAAGGCCGGGGGCGGGCCAGGGAGCCCCggatgaagatgaggaggatCTTCCGCATCACCCACGGCAGAGAGAGGCAgagag TCAAAGACCCGGACGGCGTTCTAATCCGCTACAAGAAGATCCTGACCACCTACCAGCGCGTGAGAAGCATGTCCAAAGCTTTCCAGATCCACGGGGTGGACCGCAACACCATGGCCTCCACCTCCCCCATCGCTGAGCTCCTGCTGGTGGCACCAGACAAG GTGGAGGAAGTGGGCGAGTTTGAGGCGGTCAAGGAGAAGCTCCTGGACTACGCCAGGCGCTGCTACAAAATCATGGACGAGCAGACGCACGTCAAAGTTCAGAACATGAAGAAAAGTCACAAGCTGCTTCCCATCTCCTACCGCTTCAGAAACTGA